TTCGAGTAATCTGGAGGACTGTAGGTGAGTTGAAAATTAATTCCAGGTATATTTCTCTGAGTTTTTTACCCAAAttccaaaattaaaatgttaatttgtttaaagtcattcaattttttctaacaaCGTACCGGTTTGAGCAGATATCACCTTATATGTAGTACCCTCCATCGAGTAATCCAAAGGACTTTAAGTaagaattttctaaatttatagaatttgaagaaaatgttagAAGTACATTTTCTGATGCTACTGATGGTATTACACTTTTGTCTACTTTCACTTTAATGACGTTAATATTGAATTGTTGCTAATTCATCCCTATGTTTCCATGTTTAGAAATGTTATTCGACATAGATGAAGATTTAGAGGGTACCACTTTTGTCCCGGATGATGAGGTACAGGTTGAAGCACCAAGGTATGGAATTCAAGAGTGAGAAAGAGTTTACGGCCTACTATAAGCAATATGCCAAGCAAGAGAGATTTGGTATAAGGACACAGAAGACTAAGAGAAATGATGATGAGAAGTCTGTGTATGTGACTATTGGTTGTGCCCGTGGCGAAAAATACCAACCTAAGCACAATAATATCTCGAAGCCACAGCCAACAACTAAATGTGATTATAAGACGAAGGTAAATACTACATtgaacaaaaatgacaaatggGTTATCATCACTATTGAAAATGCGCACAACCACATTACTGTGAGCCCAAGAAGACAGGACTCTTGCGATCTCACAAGTGTCTAGATGAATACAGTCAAAGGATCTTCAACCTGAATGATAGAGTCGGTATTCAAATGAACATGAATTATTATTCTCTTGTCGTTCACGTAGGGGATTTTGAGAATCTAGATTTTCAAGAGAAATATTGTCGAAATTTCATTGACAAGGCTATACATTTAAGGTTGGGTAAAAGAGGTGACGAAGCACTTGATGAGTACTTCCAAAGAATGAGAGATTAGAATGATGGCTTCGTTTCTTCCATGGACGTGGATGATGAGGGAAGGTTGTGGAATGTGTTTTGGGCTGATGCACGGAGTCAAGCGGCTTATGAGTATTTCAGAGACGTTGTAACCTTCGATATAACGTACCTAACAAACCGGTATGGGATGCCTTTTGCTCCATTTATTGGTGTTATCCATCATGGACAGCCCATACTACTAAGGGCGGGGTTGTTGTCAAGCAAGGACACACATACCTTTGTTTGGTTGTTCTGAATGTGGTTTTCTTACATGAATGGTCGAGCGTCCAAAGCCATCATAACTGACCAAGACCGGGCAATGAGGAACACAATTGCAATTGTATTTTTGGAAACCCGCCATAGATATTGTCTATAGTATataatgcacaaatttttagaGAAGTTAGGATCTCACTCCCAATTCAACACAAGGTTGAAGACCTCCATTTAGGTTGCATTGTATGATTCATAAACGTGCACAAAATTTGAGGAGAGGTGGGGTCAACTTCTTGATAAGTATGATCTCAGAGGTAATAATTGGCTCCAGTCCTTATACAAGAAAATGACTTTTTGGATTTCGGTTTACTTGAAGAATGTATTTTGGGCCAGTATGAACATGACACAACGGTCAGAAAGCATGAATACTTTTTTCGACGGGTATGTCCATTCCGATATGACCTTGAAGGAATTTGTCAACCAGTTCAATAATACTCTAAGAAAGAAGGTGGAGGTAGAGACAATGGCTGATTTCAACTCCAGCAACCAAATGATCCCCTGCGTTTCCCCTTTCAACTTTGAGAAGCAGTTTCAGAAGGTATACTCAAATGCAAAGTTTAAAGAGTTCCAAAAAGAGTTGATGGACCTAATGTGTTGTAATTGCACTCTAGTAAGCAAGCGTGGATGCATTTCAACCTTCAATATCATGGATGAAATATCTATTGTGGACTGCACAAAAACAATCCACTACACACTTTACTATAATGAAGAGGACTGTGAGTTAAAATGCACGTGTGCATTGTTTGAGATGGGGGAAATTCTATGTAGGCATGTACTTAGAGTTTTTCATTTGAAGAGGATTAATGTGCTGCCAGATAGATATGTCTTGGATCGCTGGAGGAAGGACGATAAGAGGAGATACACATTGATCCAAAGTAGTTATGATGACTTGCGGGCCAGTAGAGACGCACAGAGGTATGAGATGGTGTTTAAAAGATGAATGAAATTAGCAGCTAAAATATCCCCAAGTGATAAGTATGTCAATGCATTCCTGCGCTATGTCGATGAGTTTCATTCAAGATGTGATGATATAACATTTGGGTTGAAATTTGAATCAATGAAGGTCGGATCGAGGGTAGTTGCGGATAAGGGTAAGAAGATATTAAGCCCCCACAAAGTCTGAAGGAAATGGAGACCCCCAAGTAAGAGAAAGGTTCCGCCTGTGTAGAAGATGGCAAGAAAGAGAAAGGTAGTGCAATTGTCGAAATTTCAGTTAATAGTTAGTATTCTAATTCTAATATAtgtctattttttgttttgaaacttaGACTTGCAGGAAAATATTAGATGATGAAACACAATTGGGTGACACTCTGGGATCTCAACACCACCAATTTGATAATGGGGTTGGTGTTGGAACACAAAACAACATTGTCACACAATCGATGCCATCAGGAAATGAGGAGGTCTTCAGCTATTGGTTAACTAtgtcttttcaatatttttttcgaTTAAAGATTGCAAGCATAATTGAAAAGGTGTAATTATAGTTGCTTTCTTTCAGATGTATGACCATATTGATGCACACTTGTAACTCCATAGTGATGGTGTTTACATTTTTGTGCCTGTTGGAGAGGGTATGGTATAgtttgtggagatgatgtgttttatttttgttccttttaGAGAGGGTATGATATAgtttgtggagatgatgtgtTTCATTTTTGTTCCTCTTGGAAATGGTAgggtatagtttgtgaatatgcaaaggtttaatttttataactcCTTGAGAGGGTATGTAGTAGTTTGTGAATATACTTCCGGTTTAATTTTTGTACCTCTTTGAAAGGGTATGTAGTAGTTTGTGAATATGAATTTTTGTACCTCTTAGTGTAGTTTTGGTATAGTTTATGAATATGGCGAAAGTATAATTTTTGTGGAGATGCTATTCTTAGTTTTTGTACCTCTTGAAGAGGGTGTTTTGGTAGCATGAGCCGACTAGTCTACATGCAGAGGGTTTTTGGTAGCATGATTATGTATGTTGATTAACTGTGTCTTTGATGACAGGCTACATGCAAAGGTTTGGTTTCTTTCCATtctcatttaaaaatttattgtactaatatttgagttaagaaGGGTAAAAAAAATTGGGCATCGATCCCATTTGTTGTGGCAATAACTAGGAAAGTTGTGATAGACCTAATAAATTGTCTTCCTTGAACTAACTTTCCTTACCCATGTTGCAGATATCGCTTCAGAAACTGACCAAAGTTACGACTTTTGGAAGTTCTTTATCCAATTCCAGGGAAAGGTAAATCCTTGTTTTCTCAGCTAGCTTTCCCACAACATGAATTGGCTAGCTAATGAGTAATCTGAATGCCTAATTGTAAGACGACTTCTTTGCATTTTCGTAGTAATCAATCAAATGGAGCGCAAGATGtgttttatttctatttggATTCAGTTACCTGTAGTCTATAGATCTTGTTGTGGATGATAGTGTAACAAATCTTACAATTTTGTTTAACCTTTGGCTTTGAACAATATATAGACCTAAGACAATTCGTTCGTTTTACTTGTTTCTGGACAAAGTAATGGAacgtgaaatttattttgtgaatgtgagattatttcattttttgtgaAAGGATCCAAACATTGCTGGTTGTGAAATGAGTGATTGCATTGTAAATCAAATGCTACTCATTGTTTTTCTGCTCATTTTTTTATGGCCCATGAGATCATTTAGTggttaattgttatttttaagAGACTATGATTGTACCACCAGAAGTTTTCTCATTTTAGTAGGAACTCGAGAAAGTTAaggcaatttcaaattttttgatcGATAATGATCATAAATGCATGAAGctattattgattttatcatTTGCAGAGTGTACATGTGTGacttgcattttattttctttgggaaTATTTTTTTGGTAGTGCAATGCTACTCttcattgtatatattattaat
This genomic interval from Juglans microcarpa x Juglans regia isolate MS1-56 chromosome 4D, Jm3101_v1.0, whole genome shotgun sequence contains the following:
- the LOC121260217 gene encoding protein FAR-RED IMPAIRED RESPONSE 1-like, coding for MTQRSESMNTFFDGYVHSDMTLKEFVNQFNNTLRKKVEVETMADFNSSNQMIPCVSPFNFEKQFQKVYSNAKFKEFQKELMDLMCCNCTLVSKRGCISTFNIMDEISIVDCTKTIHYTLYYNEEDCELKCTCALFEMGEILCRHVLRVFHLKRINVLPDRYVLDRWRKDDKRRYTLIQSSYDDLRASRDAQRYEMVFKR